AACTAGTAGCCATTGTAGCAAGCTAATCTGTAGCGCAAGAGATGCAAAATACATATTGTAGTAATCATAAAGGTTGATAGTTGCAGTAGAAGTGAATACGTATTACCCACCTGTATAACCCACAATACGGAGAcgggtatgtaaataaatagcgAATAGCCGTAAATGCACATTAGTGACAAGAGGGAGGGTGAGTAGTCGGCCTGTCGACGCAAAggattataaagaaaaatatacatacatctatatataaaatgatttaaAGACAAACGCTTAAGCACTTACGCTTTCAGTTTCCACATCATCGGTAATAGGTTTGAGACTATACTTAAAGATCGCCCACAAGGCGATGGGGAAAAGATTGGCATAGATGAAAATACAAGTGGCGGCATAGGAGACTAAATGGAAATTATAACGCCAGTGGTAGTTGTCATTGGCGTGCTGTAAATAACTTGCGATATTGCCACTTATGGCAATCGAAAAAATCTGAGGAATTTTTTTCGTgtgatacaaatatttttcgtatgatataaatatatagaaagaAAGTCACAAAGTACTCACTAGCGTTACTGTAATCCAAAACGGCCCGTACAAGTCAGGGTTTTGGCCAATGCTCGAACGCAAGTAGTTGCCACCAGCACGCTTTGGTATCATCGAATTAGCAATGCGCTCTATCACCACATAAGTATCCACATTAAAGAATTGCTGATAGTATTCAAGTGTAAGAAATGACACCTTGTTGCTGGCGCCAGTATCAGCGTCACCACCAGCGCCGCCACCACCTGGTGCGATATTATTCATATTTCCAGCACCACCTACGTTGTTACTACCACTTAAGATGCCTGCTGAATTGCTCATGTCATAAATCAAATCGTTGAGTGCATTACTGCCGCGCGATGCACCTACAGAACCGCTAGAATGGGTGGGCGAGTTCACATTTATTTGTGCCGGTGGGCTACTCATGCTGGGTGTGCTATTGTAATCACGAAACTGCAGGAGATCATCTGCACCACTAGTTTGCATTTTTAATCACACAAATTTCGTATGAAAagctaaattttacaaaaattattttatttgcgaaCGACACGTAAATGACAATCAGAATAATTTGTTTGCTGAACTACGTTGCCGAATCATATGTTGTTGCGTTGCCAACTACTTTGCGTATAGTTTTTGTAAACACAGGGTTGCATACATTGAACAAACTCATTTGGCTCTTCAAACAAGTAAAAAcgtttttttgtacaaatataccaaaatattattttataaattgatATAAAGAAAGGTTTCAtgcaatttttaagttttttctataaattgaGTTTATCTGACCAAAATGTTGCAACAAGTTTTTGAttgttttgataaaataatcgataaatttAGGATAACAGGACTATCGAGATATTTGCCATCaccaaattaattttgaaattgagtGCCGGATTTTactgtaaatttgtaaaaatcaaaaatgctttagttttataaattttattagacTATTCAAAACGTTGTATTATTggttttatacttatgtacgtatgtacttaAAGTTGTTATTataataacttaatttaatgtttatataatgtataagcAAAGCCTTCACGTCTATACGACCGGAAATAGCCAAACGTACTTCCGAAAgcgcaaaaaaaattcaatagcTGACCTTACAGTAGATTAGATAAGTAAGTGAAggttgcaccgcgacctagggtctattgtgcctttACCTTACAATAACAAATGTGTTTATTAAAAGAAGTACAGCAGTATTTATGCCTTATGACCGCGCGGTGaactttattcataatttaaCTCATAGTTTTGCAGTCATGCACTTTATTCAgactattaattaaataataaaaatattcaaatctcGACACCGTCTTCTCAGTAATTTATACTATTTGCCTCAACATCAAATTGAAACCATGCAGGGACTTAAGCACCATTTGTGACTGTAGCACCAACTCTTCATGTGGATTACGCAATTCAACCACAAAATTGCGCAAAATCTGTACCGTGAACATTTTCATAATCAGTAATGCATAATTACGacctatacatatgtgtggTCCACCCGAGAACGGCATATAAACATATGGCGGCAAGTGCTCTTTCTGTGTTTGCGCGAAACGCAACGGTTTAAACTCATCCGGCTTATCGAAATAGTGCGCATCGTGGGTAAGTCCATACAAATCAATCCAAAGTGTTATACCAGCACAGTACCGCCGCCCACCTATCACCGTATCGCTGGTAGTCTGACGTCCGGTGAGCGGCACTACAGTATAGTAACGTAAGACCTCTTTGATGAAAAGATCCAAATATGTCAAACGATTGAGTGTTTCGGCGGTGAGTTCAGCACCAAAGGAGACCTGTTCTTCAATTTCTGCCAACAATTTATGCTGTTCCGCTGGATATTTACCTAAACTGTAGAGCACAAAACACATCGCTGCAGTGGTGGTGTCAACACCCTATACAATATGCAGTTATTTAATAGTATTTCTGTGGTTTCATGTGCAGGCATATAACTCACCGCAAAGACAAACGTATTCACCTCGTCACAAATTTCACTGCGCGTCAACCCTCCCCCGTCTAATTGTGTGGTTAGCAGTGTGTCCAGCAACGTACGACGCTGCTTGCGTATGCCTTCCTCGGCTGGTGCCGTAATAACGCCAGAAACCGACGACTCCTCTTGTTTAAGTGCCGCAATGCGCTCATCAATCACAGTAGCCATCAGCTGATGTATCACTGCGACGGAGGCGCTCAGCTCGCGATACATATTTGTGCGTTGAAATATGAAATCCAGCGCCAATAGTGGGTTTGTCATGCGTTTGAAGAGCAGCTCACTGGTTCTGTGGTGTTGTAAAGACATTTGtatttaacaaaagaaaaaattgaaaaattctcaCAAATTACCGACTTGTGAAAGGCATGCGCATAGTGATTATGTGGATCCGTAAGCGAGTTTAGCTGTTTGCCCATTGAGGTTTCTAAAAATTAGAAAGCGgtgtgttttaaaaatatttacggcTATTAAGTAACATAATGCACCTACCTACTATCGCATCCAGCACACAAGCGAAGATATAATCACTTACTTCCACTGAACAGCCCGCGGTGGCACGCAGTTTTCGCACTAATTCCCCGCCATGCTGCGCTATCACGGGTGCGAAAGTATTTAGTATATTTGCATGAAAGGCGGGGCTTAGTGCGCGTCGATGTGTTTCCCATTGCTTCCctggaaaataattaaaaaagaagtttcgttattattttctaagttatttaactaattttagcAGCTTACCATGACTTATTAGCAGCCCATTACCGATTAATGCGCTTAGTTGTTGAAATGCCACCGGTCTCGTTAATGTCGTGTCATGCAAAGCTTCACGCGTCTCCGCTGGACTATGCAGAAAGACCCATAACTCCGGCCCGAGCCATAAACGATAAGTTTCACGGTATTTAGCGCGAAACTCCACCACGCTTTTGAATAAAGCTGTGCGAGTAAGTTTAGAGAACTTGATTTAAAAGCTTACAggatttaatgttttaaaaacaGTTCATTGTTGTCTATAGTTTGTagcttttcaaaacaaaattctttaaaaCACTCACATTCCGGCTTCAATTTGCTGATCATTTGCACATTACCGACCAACGGTAAGGCCCATGGTCCGCGTATTCGTCTACCGACAGTAAAAACCGGCCATTTAACGTGTATAAAATAGCATGCCACaaaggttaaaaatataattagcaCCAAGGACATGTTTTTAGTTACATAGAgatgtgtaattttttattgtttagttTTCTGTTATCGGTTATCTTTTTacttagtaaatttttttatatgcatatactatgtataaatatttttatacaattattgAATTATTGCTCTATTATTTATATGAGTGTAtggtatattttttgtaataattttttattattatttttatttatttttgaatttttttgttttatatttttgaaaatttaattcgtatgcatttattgtattaaaattgtattattcaaaaatgatatttatatttaaatttttttaaaataatttttgcttttaattacatatatttattgtttaatttatttttatttttaatttattttttatgttttttttaaatttattttatttttttttttaatttcgttaagcaaatttgtatttttttattgtctttctttaaataattttcgaattgcatttatttacagTTTAATTATCGTTTGTACACTTTTACTGCTGTATTTACACACACTTAACTAATGCCTTGTAGTATAGTTTTAACTTTTTGCTTCTATGTATAATCCAACCAGTTAGAGCGGCAATAAAGATTTTCGTGTGCACCAAGCGATAAGCTTCGCTAAACTGACGGACTTAGCAGCAGAAATGCAGGATTGTTTAAATatctatatgcatacatatgtatatatgtacatatgtatgtacataaccaCGCTTGTATGCACCAAAAAGCTACCGtgaacttttttaattactgtTATTGCGTAAACAAGAATTTGTGTGTCTAAGTAAAGTAAACAGCCGGTttctgatatatttttaaattttttaaaactatgttcggctataaattttattaatgctattatgttatttatttttttaacttttttattttgtagcatagtacatgtatatttaaattattataatattttttattattattttaatattattaattcttttacttttttattttgttatagtaaaattttttttttattttttaatattaatttatctttttgtttttgaaattttaatttgtataattttttttttcatttttccgtATTTAcgtcttttattatttttctatttttaccaCTCCGCGTCACAGCAATCATAAATCAATCAATACAATTGACGacacaacaatttatttattggcACAATAAAACGtgcaaaacaacataaaaaaatgttgcttggTTTGGACTACTGTGCATAGACAAATTGATTACGCACAGATAAACTGCAATGAAAGTAAATTTCTTAATCAGTCGCTATTTATTTATAGCCCTTGAAGCATAATCGCTTACAGtgcaaatatacaaatgtaatctgagaaagaaacaaaaaaaaaaaattatcagctGTTAGCCCACAGCACACTATTGAACTAATAGAATGTGAATAATGACTAATTGgcgaagaaaaagaaatattaataaaaaaataaatatccagCTAACtgcttctaaataaaaaaaataaataattttttatatacatatgtatattattttttaattaaaccaattttataaataaaatataattattttttatctaaaaaaatttttttctcttaaattacatatactgtttttgtttttaataaaagaataaaaaataattctattttatctaaaaaaatatttttttaatttttttaattataatgttattaagaaacaaaattttaattaaaaaaatttaagaaaaaattaaaaaaaacatttttaatttttttttaattaaaatttcatttttaataacgttatcactaaaacaatttataaatacttttttgtttttaaaaaataactattttttatctaaaaaaatattttttcttactcTTTTTAATTATGTTACTAAAacgagaaattttaatttaaaaaaaaaataaaaaataattatctaaaaaaattttttcttaatttttttgcttaaataaaaaattgtatttttaactaaaaaattgtatttttaattaaaaaattgtttttcttaatttttttaaattaaatttttttttaactaacattattacaaaaaaaaaaaattatatttacttttttctgtttttaattatttttttgcgtgaaaaattaaaaattgaaacctCATTTTGcactcaaaaaaatttcaaatgcctTCCTTCTCTTGAAGGgtaatacatatattgattattttcataaattttttatttggctcttttttctgttttttggtTATCTTTATAACATTACATATTTCTATTTTACACATAaccaattcttttaaatatttatatagtttttcttCTGATATTTCTGTTTGATTTTAAAGCATGTACAGGGTACCAACTAGAGCACATTTAAAGCGTACGAATAAATGCTACAGTTAACAGCTGTCACTTGTCACATGTGAGCTCACAAAGTTATGctaaaaatttcattcattaGCTGTCAGTTGTCGGTTGCCGGTTGTCAAATGTCACCTAACATCtgtcaaaatgaaaaatatctGAAAACCCGGTACTCTTGTCGATATTTGGCATCCTCAATACTGTTCGATGCTGTCAGTTGTCAACTATCAACTGTCAAAATCTTgctgttttcatttatttctgcTCCATTCCATTTGTTTaactattttcatttaaaaatactatttttttgctGGTTTTCTTTGTGTTCTTttgatttgtatatatttttatatgtttaactactcatttacatatatatatgtatatgtttcttTCTGGTTTCTTGCGTTTCAAAtactatttgttgttattattactttaaGTTGTTTACCTTTTCTTATAACTGCTCGTTGGTTTTCGTTCACATTAAATACTTgggttttgcatatttttcaacaTGTCATTTTTTACATAGTTTTAATACTctgttaatatatattaaacattagtttttattatctctgcttaaaaatcatatttcagtttgaagcttttttttttgaatgtgtgccttttatatatttaaatatttttataattttttatccaACACTGTTGTTGTAAATCATACATAAATTCAATTCAACTCACTTGTTTTCGAATCTCTCCACAGTTGCACATTCTCTCACACTCTCTCGCTCGCTCGctcgaaaattgaattttgtttcatctatttatcctcttttaacttattttttagtTATCGTTCCTTCACTCGTTCTTTCCAGTTCTTATTCTGTAGCTCTTTCACTCTCACACTCCCTCATTTTTTGCgcattcttatttttaataatgttgTAACTGTTTTCTTCTCTTTTCAGATTCCACGCTCTTTTTCTCTCTGTATATATAACttcatttcatttgtttattaaatttttaaattattcgcACAAATTTTTTCGCTCAAAGAACAAAAATCACTCATAGTAGCTTTTCAAGCATGTTTTTGATTGTTGTTATGTGTAAAAACCCGTAATCTCttctgtaaataaaaaattaaaatttaataaaaataaaattaaaaaaattgttttatagctgaaaaaaaattttaaattttaaaaattattataaataattaaaatttaaatttagaaaatttataattttttttattttacatttttgaaactttaatgtaaataaaatttgtaatatattaaataactctaaagaagaaatattgaaaataaaaatgtaaatacaacAGTAAGCAAGAAAACGTGCCAAATgggcttaaaatttaaaaacaaaaaaaaattatacaaaatttaaaaaaaatataaaaaaattaaaaaaaaataaaaatttaatgcgaaagaaattgaattaaattaaaattacaaattaaaaaaaaaaagtatatatatagaacagataaacaaacatttaagtgtacatataatttatgagaagcaaaaaaattaaaaatattgtacaaaataacatttttaaacaaatttcacttaaataaaatatagacAACCAAACAGCAACtcattgaaaaaagtacataacgcttaaaaactgtttttcgtttatttattttcttttcatgcACTTATCAACTTATGTAACtaagtgtaaatatatatatttatgtgtttattatttttaattcgttGAGAACTTAactgttttattattgtttttttttctttcgtctTTGCTTAACTTATTACTTAACGCAAAGCGAGAGACATACAAAACTTAcacaaacaaaatgtttttttttaataaactttaagtTTTCTCTTGCGCACTCATTACATAATTGTGTGATGCgtcattttacaaaaatacaaaaattcatagtaattatttaattattttaaaaatatataaatatttgccatatatgtatatagtatgtttgtatgtaaatgtgtgtatttatatttatttgtatatatgtatgcttgtattttataaatttatgcataTGCTTTaggtttataaatatgtatatgtatgtgtatgtgtgttatgtAATATATTGGTATACctttatgtgtacatatacagtttgtatgcgtgtgtatttgtatgtttatttacaaagctttgttttgtatatactttttttataaaaaaaaaacattttgaaaaataaaataattttctttatttctggCGTATTTCATAATTTGCACAAGCGCGACACtgagtcgattttttttaattaattcactttaatgCAGCATTTTTAACATATGGTGGAaagctttttggaaaaataacaacttttcggctttttaacaatttatatattttaaatttactttttataattattttaacagCGCATTGTGAAAAGGATAATGTGTgcacaaataattttataaaaaaacatgaatttataaaaaaaataataaaaaaaagaataaattatttttgttataaattatttgtacacataattatttgtataaaaaaatgttaaattatttttttttataaattatttgtgcactataatttataacaaaatctcataaaacaaaaattataaaaaataaaaaaaaaaattataaaaaaaaattaattttgtttattaaatttttttcaaactagaattttaaataatttttttgttttagaaaatttcaataaattgaaagcacatatactcgtactttgtataacttttttaatttttatgctaaGCTTTAgtcagaatataaaaaaaattaatttaaaacattcttaaataaattttctttcgaaAGCATTAGTAAAACAGTTAGTTACTAAACAgctattttttgtttgacttctttcaataactaaatttaattgtatttttttataaaataatgcatttttgcttttctaCGGCTAATTGACAATAACAATACACAAAATTCGAGGTTAAGATCTAAACAAATTGAATTtggttaattaaatattttattatagaaaatgtttttaaaacaaatctaACAAAAGCTTAGTTTTACAATTCTAAAAATTACAGTGAAAGcgctattaaataaaataattataatctaattttgtttataactttaataacaattttacaaaaattaacaaattttgaaaaattttttatgaactaTTTGTTATTTGTCTACTAGTCTTGCGGAAAATTTGCAAATGAGgttcaagaaattttattttaataaaaaaatgtgaaagagTTGGAAAATAAATCagaattgtaaaattaaatataaaaaaacattaaaaaatttaaagagcttaccaaaaatattataaagtataaaaaaattaaaaacaatttaaataaaaaatatgcaattaattagtgtgtgtacaaaaattaaaaaaaagaaattctaaattaaaaaaaattaaaaaaatattgttaatgaaaaaaaaaaataaaaaaaatatgcaaaataccaaaaagatcgaaaagaaatttataaaaaaatatgcaatattttcttaaaattaaaagtattctttttttgctttaacaaaaatatagaaataaaatagaacCACGTAAAAAAACTTTTAGTGTTCAGACATAAcaacttttcaattttgttaGGCATTTGGAAAgtttcaaaaagttgtatttttcaattttcagcaATACTAtaacatttttaactttaattcaCTTAAAAGTTTTtacgtaatttattttttgccttttattatttaaacaattttttaatttaactgatttagaaaatttataaaatatttaataaaaaagttttaagttttattattaaaaaaaaatatttatttcattaattcgaagaatttataaaatatttaatgaaaaaattattttagaattttttaattaagtattttgaaagtttaaaagttgtattttttaattttgagcaatactatttcatatttttaactttaattaatttcaaaattcttaaataaattagtttttgagttttattattaaaaaaaatatattaatttaattctgaaaattttcaaaatttaatgaaaaaattattttatttttaaaatttctagctcgcagaatttttttgatcttcacaaattttttttaatatacatattttttttgttaaattattacttaattttttccaaGCTCGCTATTATTTCGCAAAAGTTATAGACAAACGAAatcttcataaaaaatatggaaGGCTTAATGCGTAacgctttattttttcttcgaaattaATACACAtcttttttaactaaattacaattctttttaaatttgcaaGCTTAATCATAAAAACTTacatgcaaaaaatataaaataatataaaaataaattggttacaaaagaaatacaaaatataaaaaatgccaaaaaactaaattaatgtGACGATAATTTaagcaaacaatttaaaataaatattcgatatatcaaatgcaacaaatttttagGTTTGCTAATtgcgaaaaaacaaacaactgaaACAAATTACAATacaaacgaaatattttgcaagcaatactttttatttattttttttttcacctacaaaataaaattgcgctgcaacataaaaaaataaatttaaatattttttcaaagtcaaCACAAAAATACGCAGCAGAAGTAcagataaaaaagttaaatgtaaaacaatttaaaattttcgtttaaaattagtaaatttattaaaattaattattacaaatatatatatatacgtaattACACAGCAATAATGATATTAAAATATCtataacaataattttagcAATTTCCAcaattacaaaatacaaaaaactaaattaaattaaatattatatgtatttatacaattACAGCGATACAAATTAGCGactactttaaatattttatgaaaacatacTTTTTCTTCtgtgttttttgttggtttCAAGCCAACAGCgtaaattatttgttgtgtgtatttttgtaaataaaaaaattgcgttGTTTTTGAAATGTGTTATTTTTCAGCAAATATGGCAGCTAGAAAtcgtgaaaattatttttttggccGTTTTTGTCTATTCAGCAAAATTTTAGAGTTTATTAAAGGaaaataagcaaattttaaaattttaaaaataaaaatttgacaaaaataatttttttacataaatttaagatttttttctttaaaaaaaagcactggaaaaaactgtatttaaattatttaaaaatagttaaaggaacgttttatttagtattatagttaattttcagtataaaaaaattcgcaagaaatttttattaagaataagaaaaagttgaaaacacttcgaacaaacaatttttttcgaaaagctaAACTTTTCCTAAAcaagttttcaaaaactttcacaaaaaaacaaaaataattttcacgaTTTCTATTAACGCATATTTAAGctgttttttaacaaatttttaaattttttttattttgctttgcaaattattttgatgtttcTACAAAGCCTTCGAACTCAACgctaatttcttcaatttttttatgcactctagcaatatttaaaatatttttttgcttaatgttgccaattttcttttttttttcaatttaatatttatatttttgatttttggtgACGCATTTCTTGCTAAGCATAACTGTTAAATGGCTTTCCATTTTTTaccttttaacttttatattttttactttttaatgc
The DNA window shown above is from Bactrocera tryoni isolate S06 chromosome 4, CSIRO_BtryS06_freeze2, whole genome shotgun sequence and carries:
- the LOC120775749 gene encoding probable cytochrome P450 311a1, producing the protein MSLVLIIFLTFVACYFIHVKWPVFTVGRRIRGPWALPLVGNVQMISKLKPESLFKSVVEFRAKYRETYRLWLGPELWVFLHSPAETREALHDTTLTRPVAFQQLSALIGNGLLISHGKQWETHRRALSPAFHANILNTFAPVIAQHGGELVRKLRATAGCSVEVSDYIFACVLDAIVETSMGKQLNSLTDPHNHYAHAFHKTSELLFKRMTNPLLALDFIFQRTNMYRELSASVAVIHQLMATVIDERIAALKQEESSVSGVITAPAEEGIRKQRRTLLDTLLTTQLDGGGLTRSEICDEVNTFVFAGVDTTTAAMCFVLYSLGKYPAEQHKLLAEIEEQVSFGAELTAETLNRLTYLDLFIKEVLRYYTVVPLTGRQTTSDTVIGGRRYCAGITLWIDLYGLTHDAHYFDKPDEFKPLRFAQTQKEHLPPYVYMPFSGGPHICIGRNYALLIMKMFTVQILRNFVVELRNPHEELVLQSQMVLKSLHGFNLMLRQIV
- the LOC120773550 gene encoding protein YIPF1, whose amino-acid sequence is MQTSGADDLLQFRDYNSTPSMSSPPAQINVNSPTHSSGSVGASRGSNALNDLIYDMSNSAGILSGSNNVGGAGNMNNIAPGGGGAGGDADTGASNKVSFLTLEYYQQFFNVDTYVVIERIANSMIPKRAGGNYLRSSIGQNPDLYGPFWITVTLIFSIAISGNIASYLQHANDNYHWRYNFHLVSYAATCIFIYANLFPIALWAIFKYSLKPITDDVETESADYSPSLLSLMCIYGYSLFIYIPVSVLWVIQISLLQWLLVITAALLSGSVLIFVLTPALRNSKLSLFLIIGILAAHFLLAAGFMLYFFHVPSNVVANVPVPAALEAVTQAVKHVVTPPAVAGNIVPLNGTR